The following proteins come from a genomic window of Paucimonas lemoignei:
- a CDS encoding Protein of uncharacterised function (DUF1652): MSWLIQVRHLVENSFQPLACECVICADGSLTVRIFDSATGRVDLMVTGIAMSSVKTLEDVAVLVEELRDELATVSVSHPELQPSSQA; the protein is encoded by the coding sequence GTGAGCTGGCTGATTCAAGTCCGCCATTTGGTGGAAAACAGCTTCCAGCCGTTGGCCTGTGAATGCGTCATCTGTGCCGATGGCTCGTTGACTGTGCGCATCTTTGACAGTGCCACGGGACGGGTTGACTTGATGGTGACCGGTATCGCCATGTCCTCGGTCAAGACCCTTGAGGACGTTGCGGTGCTGGTTGAGGAATTGCGGGACGAGTTGGCCACTGTTAGCGTCAGCCATCCCGAGTTGCAACCTTCGTCACAGGCTTGA
- the devR gene encoding putative LuxR family regulatory protein: protein MSRAVLESETNRRQLQEIIAGLSDGVMLIEADQSIVWANEAALSMHGVKTIKQLGRNASEYASRFTLRYRNNHVLPQETYPISRVAAQEAFSDLVVEVRPADDDEKCWVHRLRSMILDDRAGEEPLRVLIMTDATQWASAQQRFERTFGANPAPAVICRLKDLRYIKVNQGFLEMTGYSREQVIGRSVYEVDVLENAERKELAVQRLNDGGTIPQMQAELRLPDGGNKLVIVAGQPLDVDDEDCMLFSFMDMEPRRKIEAALRQSEERFAKAFRLTPVPTLVCNAQSRHVVEVNDAFVNATGYTAQELTGRSVEEIGFIDGPQQCAQLFDLLKKTGNLEGMEFKVRKRGDEVIDCAVSADTVSIQDVSCYLMVFMDISERKRSELELVDAIEEVMQDASWFTRTLIEKLANVKKVKTTQLPGGSLIDLTAREKDVLGLICEGLADKEIAARLKLAPNTVRNHVATMYSKLGLHSRTEAIVWARERALFSNDRRGKA from the coding sequence ATGAGTCGGGCAGTTCTTGAAAGCGAAACCAATCGTCGACAGTTGCAAGAGATCATTGCCGGTCTGTCCGATGGGGTCATGTTGATCGAAGCGGACCAGTCCATTGTCTGGGCCAATGAAGCGGCGCTGTCCATGCATGGCGTGAAAACGATCAAGCAGCTCGGCCGCAACGCCAGTGAGTACGCCTCGCGCTTCACGCTGCGCTATCGCAACAATCACGTTCTGCCGCAAGAGACTTACCCGATCAGCCGGGTGGCGGCGCAAGAGGCCTTCAGCGACCTGGTGGTGGAAGTGCGGCCAGCAGATGACGACGAGAAGTGCTGGGTGCATCGGCTGCGCAGCATGATCCTCGATGATCGCGCCGGCGAAGAGCCATTGCGGGTGTTGATCATGACCGACGCCACCCAGTGGGCTAGCGCACAGCAGCGTTTCGAGCGGACCTTCGGCGCCAATCCGGCCCCGGCGGTGATCTGCCGCCTCAAGGATCTGCGCTACATCAAGGTTAACCAGGGTTTTCTGGAGATGACGGGCTACAGCCGTGAGCAGGTCATCGGTCGTTCCGTCTATGAAGTGGACGTGCTGGAGAACGCCGAGCGCAAGGAATTGGCCGTCCAGCGCCTCAATGACGGTGGAACCATCCCGCAGATGCAGGCAGAGCTGAGGCTTCCCGACGGCGGCAACAAGCTGGTAATCGTCGCGGGCCAGCCCCTGGATGTCGATGATGAGGACTGCATGCTGTTTTCATTCATGGACATGGAGCCGCGACGCAAAATCGAAGCGGCGCTGCGCCAGAGTGAGGAGCGGTTCGCCAAGGCTTTTCGCCTGACGCCCGTGCCGACGCTGGTATGCAATGCCCAGTCGCGGCATGTCGTGGAAGTGAACGACGCGTTCGTCAATGCCACGGGTTATACCGCTCAGGAACTCACGGGGCGCTCGGTGGAGGAGATCGGTTTCATTGATGGGCCGCAACAGTGCGCGCAGTTGTTCGATCTGCTGAAGAAGACCGGCAATCTGGAAGGCATGGAATTCAAGGTGCGCAAGCGCGGTGATGAAGTGATCGATTGCGCGGTTTCGGCCGATACCGTAAGCATTCAGGATGTTTCCTGCTACCTGATGGTGTTCATGGACATTTCCGAGCGCAAGCGCTCCGAGCTGGAACTGGTCGATGCCATCGAGGAGGTGATGCAGGACGCCTCCTGGTTCACCCGCACATTGATTGAAAAGCTGGCCAACGTGAAAAAGGTCAAAACTACCCAGCTGCCGGGTGGTTCGCTGATCGACCTCACGGCCCGGGAAAAGGACGTGCTGGGGTTGATTTGCGAAGGGCTGGCGGACAAGGAAATTGCCGCACGCCTTAAACTGGCACCCAACACTGTTCGTAATCACGTCGCAACCATGTACTCCAAGCTCGGTCTGCACAGCCGTACCGAAGCCATCGTTTGGGCAAGGGAGCGTGCACTGTTCAGCAATGACCGGCGCGGCAAAGCCTGA
- a CDS encoding cation transporter produces the protein MDLSKLASHVKAGDIDEIDLVAMEGGSFVMHVLVAGKSQRVVNAKGETLHVASIEEARKNLAGVPEVPFFLVQPAVHEEMVGLGDTDKQPNREPIPFRSSL, from the coding sequence ATGGATTTAAGTAAATTGGCCAGTCACGTAAAAGCCGGCGACATCGACGAGATCGATTTGGTCGCCATGGAAGGCGGCTCGTTCGTCATGCACGTCCTGGTAGCAGGCAAATCCCAACGAGTGGTCAACGCCAAAGGCGAGACCCTGCACGTTGCATCCATCGAAGAAGCCCGCAAAAACCTGGCCGGAGTGCCGGAAGTACCGTTCTTTCTGGTCCAGCCTGCAGTTCATGAAGAAATGGTCGGGCTTGGCGACACCGACAAACAGCCCAACCGCGAGCCGATCCCGTTTCGCTCAAGCCTGTGA
- the lutR_3 gene encoding transcriptional regulator GntR: MNPTPPVKALTESSIRRPRNLTLALANILTDMIAAGQLKVGDKLPAEKHITQEHGVSRTVVREAISHLQSHGLVETRHGIGTFVVRQSADHVDPQADRTLNDVLAVIELRIGIEVDAAGFAALRHTEEQLVRMHQALAVLDDPASTRDQAAEADYQFHQQIALATDNRYFADITEHLGLTLIPRTRLNSAALAHTAADDYSARLRQEHQDIYTTIANRDADGAKAAMRRHLNNIRERLRLGYQRREG, from the coding sequence ATGAATCCCACCCCTCCTGTCAAAGCCCTAACCGAATCGTCCATCCGCCGCCCGCGCAACCTGACGCTGGCGCTGGCCAACATCCTGACCGACATGATTGCCGCTGGCCAACTCAAGGTCGGCGACAAACTGCCCGCAGAAAAGCACATCACCCAGGAGCACGGGGTCAGTCGCACCGTGGTCCGCGAAGCCATTTCCCACCTGCAATCCCACGGTCTGGTAGAAACGCGCCATGGCATCGGCACCTTCGTGGTCAGGCAAAGCGCCGACCACGTCGACCCGCAAGCGGACCGTACGTTGAACGATGTGTTGGCGGTGATCGAGTTGCGAATCGGCATCGAAGTGGACGCCGCAGGTTTCGCAGCCTTGCGCCACACCGAAGAACAACTGGTGCGCATGCATCAGGCGCTGGCAGTGCTGGATGACCCGGCGTCCACCCGGGACCAAGCGGCGGAGGCTGATTACCAGTTCCACCAGCAAATCGCCCTGGCGACGGACAATCGCTACTTCGCCGACATCACCGAGCACCTGGGCCTTACCCTCATCCCCCGCACCCGCCTCAACTCAGCGGCACTCGCACACACCGCCGCCGACGACTACAGCGCCCGGCTGCGCCAGGAACACCAGGATATCTACACCACCATCGCCAACCGTGATGCCGATGGCGCCAAGGCAGCAATGCGTCGACACCTGAACAACATTCGCGAAAGATTGCGGTTGGGGTATCAGCGGCGGGAGGGTTGA
- a CDS encoding lipase: MSHAVEEVRLSLPHIELAAHLFGPEDGQPVIALHGWLDNANSFARLAPKLKGLRIVALDLAGHGHSSHRPPGAGYSLPDYVHDVLQVAEQLGWQRFSLLGHSLGAIISVFLAGAMPERVERLALIDGLIPPTGKPDDAPEQLGRSLLAQLRLGHKRKPIYADQDQAIQARMKGAVAVTREAAELLAQRGLMPVPGGYTWRSDSRLTLPSAVRITTDQAMAFVAAIGCPTHLVVASQGLLAQNQALLSDLPFAVTSLSGSHHLHLDDESGAQAVADCFNRFFAAP, encoded by the coding sequence ATGAGCCATGCTGTCGAAGAAGTCCGCTTGAGCCTGCCACACATCGAGCTGGCCGCTCACCTGTTCGGCCCGGAGGACGGCCAGCCGGTGATCGCCTTGCACGGCTGGCTCGATAATGCCAACAGCTTCGCTCGGCTGGCACCCAAGCTGAAAGGGCTGCGCATCGTCGCGCTGGATCTGGCCGGGCATGGACATTCCAGCCACCGCCCGCCGGGCGCCGGATATTCGCTACCCGACTATGTGCACGATGTGCTGCAGGTGGCCGAGCAATTGGGGTGGCAGCGGTTTTCGCTGCTGGGGCATTCGCTGGGGGCAATCATCTCGGTATTTCTGGCTGGTGCAATGCCTGAGCGGGTCGAGCGGCTGGCGCTGATCGACGGGCTGATCCCGCCCACCGGCAAGCCTGACGACGCCCCTGAACAACTGGGCAGATCATTGCTGGCGCAGCTACGGTTGGGCCACAAGCGCAAGCCGATTTACGCCGATCAGGATCAGGCGATTCAAGCACGCATGAAAGGCGCCGTGGCCGTCACTCGCGAGGCGGCCGAGTTGCTGGCCCAGCGTGGCTTGATGCCGGTGCCCGGAGGCTACACCTGGCGCAGCGACAGCCGCCTCACTTTGCCGTCGGCGGTCCGCATCACCACCGATCAGGCCATGGCGTTTGTCGCAGCAATCGGGTGTCCGACACATTTGGTAGTAGCTTCTCAGGGCCTGCTTGCGCAGAATCAGGCGCTGCTGTCAGACCTGCCTTTTGCCGTCACAAGCCTGTCAGGTAGCCATCATCTGCATCTGGACGATGAATCCGGGGCACAAGCTGTTGCAGACTGTTTCAATCGCTTCTTTGCCGCTCCTTGA
- a CDS encoding putative lipoprotein: MTDLTPVVSGRHSAGLVQMPTLHAICAPRRLPHALAAMLCASLLSTAVMAADAPGSSDLPMVPRLTDAEIVDYRPATELERIYPMGSIRKISGQLRFDGQVSARGNVTGVTYQLPSERTSAEAFTAAREALQAQGAELLFWCQARDCGESSLWANEVFGNAKLYGADEQQAYLLLRLAEPQSDTLVALYGITRGNRRAYLHVEQFDSGAPLGELMPTSATLLRQLKSTGKLALPRLSGAPSADWVTLLSRGLNLDSSLRATISGPDREAWREALVAKGVRAARLEAGSDAGKGLLIEVIR; encoded by the coding sequence ATGACGGACCTAACTCCGGTAGTATCAGGTCGGCACTCTGCCGGCCTTGTTCAAATGCCCACTCTTCACGCCATCTGCGCGCCGCGACGTTTGCCCCACGCACTGGCAGCCATGCTCTGCGCCTCGCTGTTGAGCACGGCGGTGATGGCCGCTGATGCGCCTGGTAGCAGCGACCTGCCTATGGTGCCTCGGCTGACCGACGCCGAGATCGTTGACTATCGACCTGCCACCGAGCTTGAGCGGATCTACCCCATGGGCTCGATCCGCAAGATCAGCGGCCAGCTGCGCTTTGACGGGCAGGTGAGCGCGCGGGGCAATGTGACGGGCGTGACCTATCAGTTGCCTTCGGAACGCACGTCTGCCGAAGCCTTTACCGCTGCGCGCGAAGCGCTGCAGGCCCAGGGTGCCGAGCTGTTGTTCTGGTGCCAGGCCCGCGATTGCGGCGAAAGCAGCCTGTGGGCCAATGAAGTATTCGGCAACGCCAAACTCTACGGCGCCGATGAGCAGCAAGCGTATTTGCTGCTGCGTCTGGCTGAGCCGCAAAGTGACACCCTGGTGGCCTTGTATGGCATCACTCGGGGTAATCGCCGCGCCTACCTGCATGTCGAGCAGTTTGACTCCGGCGCACCGCTGGGCGAGTTGATGCCTACGTCGGCCACCTTGCTGCGCCAACTCAAGAGCACTGGCAAGCTGGCACTGCCCAGGCTGAGCGGTGCACCCTCCGCCGATTGGGTGACGTTGCTGTCCCGCGGGCTGAACCTGGACAGCAGCTTGCGCGCCACCATTTCCGGCCCCGACCGTGAAGCCTGGCGTGAAGCGCTAGTCGCCAAAGGCGTGCGTGCCGCGCGACTGGAAGCGGGCAGCGACGCGGGTAAAGGGCTGTTGATCGAGGTCATCCGCTAG
- the ydiK_1 gene encoding lipoprotein, with protein sequence MFNNDRLLVQILLLALLGACVWVMAPFWSALFWGAVLAFASWPLMRLLTRWFNGRESLAALVLTLGWMVLVAAPLVWLGFNLADHVRDVTLFIKDVQVDGLPDPPTWLAGIPFVGERLVGFWNSIDEQGAALMTTIKPYLGQVGNFLLARSAQIGGGILELTLSLLFAFFFYRDGPRLAAFVLSLLERLIGDRAQYYLDLVAGTVQRVVNGVIGTAAAQAVLALIGFLIAGVPGALVLGILTFMFSLIPMGPPLVWIPATAWLVWNGEYGMAVFLGIWGTFVISGVDNVLKPYLISRGGNLPLVIVLLGVFGGLLAFGFIGLFIGPTLLAVAYSLLTDWVRSERSPRS encoded by the coding sequence ATGTTCAATAACGATCGCCTGTTGGTGCAGATCCTGCTCCTGGCGCTGCTCGGCGCGTGCGTCTGGGTGATGGCGCCGTTCTGGTCGGCGTTGTTCTGGGGCGCGGTGCTGGCCTTTGCCAGTTGGCCGCTGATGCGCTTGCTGACGCGCTGGTTCAACGGCCGCGAATCCCTGGCGGCGCTGGTGCTGACCCTGGGCTGGATGGTGCTGGTGGCAGCGCCGCTGGTGTGGCTAGGCTTTAACCTTGCCGATCACGTACGTGACGTGACGTTGTTCATCAAGGACGTGCAAGTGGACGGTTTGCCCGATCCACCCACCTGGCTGGCGGGCATTCCGTTTGTCGGCGAGCGTCTGGTCGGTTTCTGGAACAGCATTGACGAGCAAGGCGCGGCGCTGATGACGACGATCAAGCCGTATCTGGGGCAGGTGGGTAACTTCCTGTTGGCCCGTAGTGCGCAGATCGGCGGCGGGATTCTCGAACTGACCCTGAGCCTGCTGTTTGCGTTTTTCTTCTACCGTGACGGTCCGCGGCTTGCCGCTTTCGTGCTCAGCTTGCTGGAGCGGCTGATCGGCGATCGGGCTCAGTACTATCTGGATCTGGTGGCGGGCACTGTGCAGAGGGTGGTCAATGGGGTGATTGGCACTGCAGCCGCTCAGGCGGTGCTGGCGCTGATCGGCTTCCTGATCGCCGGGGTGCCGGGAGCGCTGGTGCTGGGCATCCTGACCTTCATGTTCAGCCTGATCCCCATGGGCCCACCGCTGGTGTGGATCCCGGCCACCGCCTGGTTGGTATGGAATGGCGAATACGGCATGGCGGTGTTTCTCGGTATCTGGGGCACCTTCGTCATCAGTGGCGTCGACAACGTCCTCAAGCCGTATCTGATCAGTCGCGGCGGTAACCTGCCTTTGGTGATCGTATTGCTCGGCGTTTTCGGCGGACTGCTGGCGTTCGGCTTTATCGGGCTGTTCATCGGCCCGACGCTGCTGGCAGTGGCCTACAGCCTGTTGACCGACTGGGTGCGCAGCGAGCGTTCGCCTCGTAGCTGA
- a CDS encoding major facilitator transporter: MDAHTERRNNRSLDGLNFFLADVRDGLGPYLAIYLLAVHHWDPASIGIVMTVAALAGLVTQGPAGALIDRTHYKRAVIALAALLVTGSCLVLPFTSSLSVIAITQAISGVAASVFAPAIAAISLGITGPKAFTRRTGRNETFNHAGNACAALLAGGFAYLFGPIAVFYLMAAMALASVVAVSCVSAEAIDHDVARGLEAGHADHGDSPSGLKVLMSNKTLLLFAACCALFHLANAAMLPLVSQKLAQVNLQLATPLTSACIVAAQLVMVPVALLVGAKADVWGRKPLLLAGFLILPIRGVLYVMSDNPFWLVGVQLLDGIGAGLFGALFPLVVKDLTQGTGRFNVSLGVISMIFGLGAALSNSLAGLVVQSAGYNAAFLTLAGVATAALLLMLAMPETLRADSRPNEVADTPVAAA, translated from the coding sequence TTGGACGCCCATACCGAACGCCGCAATAACCGCTCACTCGATGGATTGAATTTCTTTCTGGCTGATGTTCGCGACGGACTTGGGCCGTACCTGGCCATTTATCTATTGGCGGTGCATCACTGGGACCCGGCCAGCATTGGCATCGTGATGACTGTGGCCGCGCTGGCGGGTCTGGTCACCCAGGGACCGGCAGGGGCACTGATCGACCGCACCCATTACAAGCGAGCGGTGATTGCATTGGCGGCGCTGCTGGTCACCGGCAGCTGCCTGGTATTGCCGTTCACGTCGTCATTGAGTGTGATTGCAATCACTCAGGCCATCAGCGGGGTCGCCGCCTCGGTTTTCGCGCCTGCCATCGCCGCAATCTCCCTGGGGATCACCGGGCCCAAGGCCTTCACCCGACGCACTGGACGCAACGAAACCTTCAATCATGCAGGCAACGCTTGCGCGGCCCTTCTGGCCGGTGGTTTTGCCTACCTGTTCGGTCCGATTGCGGTGTTCTACCTGATGGCGGCGATGGCGCTGGCGAGCGTGGTGGCGGTCAGTTGCGTGTCGGCAGAAGCCATTGATCATGACGTCGCCCGAGGCCTTGAGGCCGGGCACGCAGACCACGGCGATTCGCCTTCAGGCCTGAAAGTGCTGATGAGCAACAAAACCCTGCTGCTGTTTGCCGCCTGTTGCGCCCTCTTCCACCTGGCCAACGCGGCCATGCTGCCCCTGGTCAGCCAGAAGCTTGCACAGGTCAACCTGCAACTGGCCACACCGCTGACCTCCGCCTGTATCGTCGCGGCGCAACTGGTGATGGTGCCCGTCGCCTTGCTGGTGGGGGCCAAGGCCGATGTGTGGGGGCGCAAGCCATTGCTGCTGGCTGGTTTTTTGATCCTGCCGATCCGTGGCGTGCTCTATGTCATGTCTGACAACCCGTTCTGGCTGGTAGGCGTGCAGTTGCTGGACGGCATCGGCGCAGGTTTGTTCGGAGCTCTGTTTCCGCTGGTGGTCAAGGACCTGACCCAAGGCACCGGGCGTTTCAACGTCAGCCTGGGGGTAATCTCGATGATCTTTGGCCTGGGTGCGGCACTGAGCAACAGCCTGGCCGGGCTGGTGGTGCAGAGCGCTGGCTACAATGCGGCGTTCCTGACCCTGGCCGGGGTGGCGACGGCCGCGTTGCTGCTGATGCTGGCGATGCCGGAGACCCTGCGTGCAGACTCCCGACCCAACGAAGTAGCCGACACCCCGGTGGCGGCCGCGTGA